One window of the Polyangiaceae bacterium genome contains the following:
- a CDS encoding DUF465 domain-containing protein has translation MERVEETQLESLESEHAELKKQLQRLERRAHLTPQEQVEATNLKKEKLLKKDAIFAIRNG, from the coding sequence ATGGAGCGAGTAGAAGAAACACAGCTGGAGAGCCTGGAGTCGGAGCATGCTGAACTGAAGAAGCAGCTCCAACGTCTCGAACGCCGGGCTCACCTGACTCCTCAGGAACAAGTCGAAGCCACGAACCTGAAGAAAGAAAAGCTGCTTAAGAAGGATGCGATCTTCGCCATCCGCAACGGCTGA